The genomic region ACCGGCTGGCCCAGCAGAAACCGGCGGGTGAGATCCTGACCGAGCTGGCCGGCGGCTGACGGCCCTGCATCTCACCGGATTGAGGCCTCTTCGGTGCTCAGACCGAACAGTCGGGCCGCGTTGTCGTGGAGCACTTTTCGGCACCAGTCCGCGCCCAGTCCGAGTCCGGTCAGCGCCTCGACCGCGTCGGGATACGGGTACGGGATGTTGGGGAAGTCACTGCCGAACAGCACTTTGTCCGCCAGCTCCGGCAGGTCGGCGCGCACGTCGGCCGGGACCGGGGCCTGCTCCTCGGTGAAGTCGGTGAACACCAGGGTGGTGTCGAGGTGCACACCCGGGTAGCGCAGCGCCAGGTCGGCGAACTCCCGGTACTCCGGTGAACCCATGTGCGCGACGATCAGTACCAGCCGCGGGTGCCGGCGCAGCAGTTCCCCGACCGGCCCCGGGCCGGTGAACCGACCCGGCGCCGGACCTGATCCGGCGTGGATGATCGTCGGGATCCCGGTGTGCTCCAACAGTTCCCACACCGGATCGAGCAGCGGGTCCGTCGGCGTGTAGTCACCGACCTGAACGTGGGCCTTGAACACCCGCGCCCCGGCGTCGACGGCCCGCGCCACGTAGTCGACGGCGCCGGGTTCGGGATAGAACGTCGCGGTGTGCAGCACCCCCGCGGTGCCGCGCGCGAAGTCGGCGGCCCACCCGTTGAGCCACTCGGCCATCTGAGGCTTGTGCGGATACACCAGCGAGGTGAACGCCCGGACGCCGAAACTTCGCAGCACCCCGATCCTGGCCTGCTCGTCGAGCCGGTACTCGATCGGCCACTCGCGACCGGTGAGTGGACCGACGCCGTCGAAGTAGGCCCACACCTTGTCCATCACCCGCTTGGGCATGAAGTGGGTGTGGACGTCGATGATGGATGTCAGGCCCAGCTCGTCGCGCAGCCGGGCCATCCGTTCCGCATCTGCGCCGGTATCAGGCATTCGCCGTCTGCCGGGCCAGCGCCTTGAGGTCCTCGAACTTCACGATGCCGCCGCCGGCGCCCCAGGTGCCCTCCGGCTGTTCGTTGATGAGGACCCACACACGCAGTCCATCCTCCGGGGACAGGCCGGCGGCGGCAAGGACGTGGTCGGTGACCTCCTTGACCAGACCTTCCTTGCGGCGCGTCGACAACGCACCCTCGGGAACGGTGACGTCGACGCGGAAGCGCGGCAGGTCGTCGCCGAGCGCGGTGAACCGGCCGGCCGGCACCTCCTCGACGTGGCTCCACGACAGCGCCCGGAAGGTCGCGTTGTCCGCGGCGCCCTCCCACTTCAGCAGGGTGGCGGCCAGCGTGTTCTGCAGCTCTCGGCGGGCGGTCTCCTCGAGCACCCCGGCGGGCAGGGTCAGCTGGATCATCGGCATGACGAGCTCCTTATAACGACTGTCATAACAAGTTTCACGCTAGGCTATAACGGTCGTCATAGCAAGGAGGGGTGGTGGCCGCAGACCGGACGGGCCGTGAACGGATGGTGATCGGTGCCGCGGACATGATCCGGCGTCGCGGGCTCAACGCGACCAGCGTCCGGGAACTGGCCAAACACACCGACGCCCCGCTGGGTTCGACCTACCACTACTTCCCCGGCGGCAAGTACGACCTGGCCACCGAGGCGGTGCGCTGGGCCGATGACACCATCTCAGACATCCTCGCCACCGCACTGCGGGCCGGCCCCGAGGCCGGTCTGGCCGCCTTCCTGTCGATGTGGCGAAACCTGGTCCTCGACAACGACTTCCGCGCCGGATGCCCGGTGCTGGCGGTGTCCGTGGAAGACCTGCCCGACGATCACCGCGGCCCCCGCGACGCCGCGGCGGCGGCCTTCGAGCGCTGGTGTGGGCTGCTCGCGGCGTCCCTGCGCGACGCCGGCGCCGACCCCGACCGGGCCGACGGCCTGGCGACGCTGATCGTCGCCGCCGTCGAGGGCACCGTGGCGATCTGCCGTGCCCGGCGCAGCATCACCCCCCTCGACCAGGTGACCGAGCAACTCCTCGCCCTCATCCGGACCGCACTGCCCGCCTGACACGGCAAATCCGCAGGTAGTGGCGTCCTTGACGGTTGTCTCGACGGGTGTCAGCATTGTGACCTACGTCATAGGCGACGGCGGGAAGGGACGACCCATGAGCACGCGCGACAGGTACACCGAGGTTCCCGAGTCCACCTCCTGGGTGATTCCCAGCGCCGGCGACGCGCGCTTCAACTGGGAGTACGAGGACGGCCGCGATCGGCTGCTCGCCCTCTACCAGAAGGGCAAGGACAAGCAGTGGGACGCGCAGTTGCGCCTGGAGTGGACCAAGGACGTCGACCCGATGAACCCGATCGGGCTGCCCGACGAGTTCCATCCGCTGTTCGGCAGCCCGATCTGGGAAGCCGCCGACGACAAGCGCCGGGCCGAGCTGCGGCAGCATTCGCAGGCCTGGCAGTTCTCCCAGTTCCTGCACGGTGAGCAGGGCGCGATGGTGTGCGCGGCCAAGATCGTCGAGGTCGTCCCGGATGTGGACGCGAAGTTCTACGCCGCCACCCAGACCATGGACGAGGCCCGCCACGTCGAGGCGTTCTCCCGGTTCCTGCACGAGAAGGTGGGCCTGGTCTACCCGATCAACAAGAACCTGTCCGCCCTGCTGGAGGACACCCTGCGCGACTCCCGTTGGGACATGCCATATCTCGGGATGCAGGTGCTCATCGAAGGCCTGGCGCTGGCGGCGTTCGGTGTGCAGCGCGACCTGGCGCAGCCGGACTCGCTGGCCAAGCAGTTGCTGGCGTATGTGATGCAGGACGAGGCGCGCCATGTCGCGTTCGGCCGGATCTCGTTGAAGGACTACTACTCCGAGCTGACGACGACCGAGCGGGACGAGCGCGAGGAGTTCGTCGTCGAGGCCTGTTACCTGATGCGCGACCGACTCCGCGGTGACGAGGTCTTCGAGACGCTGGGACTCGACGTCAAGGAGTGCGCGCAATGGGTGGAGGCGTCACCGATGATGGCGCAGTTCCGCGCGCATCTGTTCAGCCGCATCGTGCCGATCGTCAAGGACATCGGGCTGTGGGGCGACAAGGTGCAGAAGGCGTTCCGCGACATGGGCGTGTTCGACATGGGCAACTTCGACATCGAGGCGCTGATGAAGGCCGACGAGGACCAGGCCGAGGCCCTCGACAAGGCCCACGCCGAAATGGCGGTCCGGGCCGCCGAGGTCGACGCGGTCATCGCCGCGGCGAGCAGCTAGACCGGTCGCACAGGGGCGGGTCGGGGCGGGCAGCCCCGACCCGCCCTTGCGTTATCCACAGGCCCTCAGGCTTCTCACCGGCACGGATAGTGAATTACACACATGTTATTCACAGCCGTCGGATGGGTCCGACGCGTTGGTGACCGGTCGGTCACGGTCCGGCCGCGACGAGATACCGATCACGTTTTCGGCGTGGAAACTTGAATGTGACGGGCTGTCACACATATATATTTACATGCAACCGACAGAAACAGATACTGGGAGGGCTCATGGCGCCCGAGTTGACCGACCTGCAGCTGCTTCACGAGCTGGAACCCGTGGCCGAGCAGCTTCTCAATCGGCACATCTCGATGTTCAAGGAGTGGCATCCCCACGACTACATCCCGTGGAAAGAGGGCAAGAACTACTACGCCCTCGGCGGCCAGGACTGGGAACCGGAACAGTCGAAACTGTCGGAACTCGCGACCGTCGCGATGATGCAGAACCTGCTGACCGAGGACAACCTGCCCTCGTATCACCGCGAGATCGCGATGAACTTCGGGATGGACGGCCCGTGGGGGCAGTGGGTCAACCGCTGGACCGCTGAGGAGAACCGGCACAGCATCGCGCTGCGCGACTACCTCGTCGTCACCCGCAACTGCGACCCGGTGCAGCTTGAGCAGCTGCGCATGGAGCAGGTCACCCGTGGCTTCTCGCCGGGCCAGAACCAGCAGGGTGATCTGTTCGCCGAGAGCCTGTTCGACTCGGTCGTGTACGTGTCGTTCCAGGAGCTGGCCACCCGTGTGTCGCACCGCAACACCGGTAAGGCCGCCAATGAGACGATCGCCGACCAGCTGCTCGCTCGTGTCTCGCACGACGAGAACCTGCACATGATCTTCTACCGCGACATCACCGCGGCGGGTCTCGACATCGCCCCCAACCAGGCGATCAAGGCGATCCACCGGGTGCTGCGCAACTTCAAGATGCCCGGCTACACGGTGCCGGAGTTCCGCCGCAAGGCCGTGATCATCGCCGTCGGCGGTGTCTACGACCCGCGCATCCACCTCGAGGATGTCGTGATGCCGGTGCTCAAGAAGTGGCGCATCTTCGAGCGCGAGGACTTCACCGGCGAGGGTGCCTACCTGCGCGACGATCTCGCCAAGCTGATCGAGGAGCTCGAGGATGCGTCGAAGAAGTTCGAGGAGTCCAAGCAGCGCCGCCTCGAGCGCGAGGCCCGCAAGGCCGAGAGGCTCACCGCCAAGCGGCTTCTCACATCCACCCCCTAGGAACGAGCCCGCCGGCACGCGCCGGACCGCGCCGGCCCGCCCAGCCGAACGTGGGTTACCCGCACACCGAATGCGCTCATCGCGTGCGGGTAACCCACGTTCGCGCTATCAGGGGCCGTCGGCGAGGAGTTCGGCCAGGTGCCGTCCGTCGCGGTGCGCCAGCTGGTTGAGCTGCGTGCGGCACGAGAACCCGTCGGTGAGGGCGACCGCCCCGGCCGCCTGCCGCACCGCGGGCAGCAGCCCGTTGTCCGCGACGGCGACGCTGACGTCGTAGTGGCCGCGTTCGGCGCCGAAATTACCTGCCAGACCGCAGCATCCCTCGACCACCGAGGTCTGCACCCCGGCCCGGCGCAGGATGTCCATGTCGGCAGCCGTGCCCATCACCGCGTATTGGTGGCAGTGCGGCTGCACCACCGCCTGTGTTCCGCTCAGATCCGGCGGTTCCCAACCGTCGGTGGCGGTCAGCAGCTCCGCCAGCGTCCTGACCGCGCCCTCGACGGCCGCGACCGGTGCCGAGTCGCCCAGCAGCTCGGCGGCGTCGCGACGGAACACCGCGGTGCACGACGGCTCCAGACCGACGATCGGCACCCCGGCCTCGGCGTCGGGCGCCAGCGCGGTGACGCTGCGCCGCAGGATCTTTCGCGCCGCATCCAGTTGTCCGGTGCTGATCCACGTCAACCCGCAGCACAGCTTGCGCTGCGGTATCCGCACCGAGTAGCCGGCGCGTTCCAGCACGGTCACCGCCGCGATCCCGACCTGCGGGGTGAAGTGGTCGGTGAAGGTGTCCACCCACAACAGCACCGGCGGTCCCGAAGCCGACGGGTGCGAGGCGAACCACTTCCGAAAGGTTCTGGGCGCGAACGGCGGAAGGTCGCGGCGCGGGTCGACGCCGGCGACGACCTTGCCCGCGGTGGCCAGCGGGCCCGCCATCGCCGCGTTCACCAGGCCGGGCATCAGCGACGCCAGCCTGGCCCACCGCGGCAGCCAGCCCAGGCTGTAGTGCGACGCGGGACGGATCCGGCGCCGGTACCGCTGGTGCAGCGCCTCGGCCTTGTAGGTGGCCATGTCCACGCCGGTCGGGCAGTCCGACGAACAGGCCTTACAGGACAGGCACAGATCGAGCGCCTCGAGCACCTCCGGGGAGCGCCAGTCGGTGACCAGCGACCCGTTGGCCAGTTCCTGCAGCACCCGGGCCCGGCCCCTCGTCGAGTCCTTCTCGTCCCCGGTGGCGCGGTACGACGGGCACATCACCCCGCCGCCGGTCCGTACCCGGCAGCGCCCGACCCCGGTGCAGCGCTGCACCGCGTTGCTGAAGTCGCCGCCGTCATGCGGATACCGGAAGCCGAGCCCGTCGCGCAGCGGTCGCACATCGACCGCGCGCAGGTCCGCGGCGACCGGACGGGGGTCGACGATGACGCCCGGATTCAGCACGTTGTCGGGGTCGAAGACCGCCTTGACCGCGGCGAACACGTCGATCGCCGCCGCCGAGTACATGTACGGCAGCAGCGCGCCGCGGGCACGTCCGTCGCCGTGCTCCCCGGACATCGAACCACCGTGGCGGGCAACCAGTTTCGCGGCGTCGGTGAGGAACTCCTCGAACACCTGCTGCCCGCCCGGCCTGCCCAGCGGGAAGTCGATGCGGATGTGGATGCACCCGTCACCGAAGTGACCGTAGGGCACCCCGGTCAGCCCGTGACCGCGCATCAGGTCCTCGAACTCGCGCAGGTAGCCGCCCAGCCGCTGCGGCGGGACCGCGGCGTCCTCCCAGCCCGACAGTCCCGGCCTGGACTCGTCGATGCGGGCGGCCAGTCCGGCGCCGTCCTCCCGGATCCTCCACAGCGCCGCCGCGTGTGCCGGATCGTCGACGACGATCGCGTCCAGCGCCTGTCCGGCCGCGACGACCTCCGCGGCGCGCGACCGCAGCTCGGCCGGATCCTCCCCGCCGAGCTCGACGAACAGCCAGCCCGCCCCTCGGGGAAGTTGCGGCACAACGCCTTTGCGTTGGCGGACCACGTCGACGATGCGGGCGTCGAGGCCCTCGATCGCGACCGCGGACAGCGGCAGCAGCGCGGGCACCGCGTCGGCGGCGGTGGCCATGTCCGGGTAGCCGAGCACCACGAGGACGGTGCGGGCCGGGGCGGGTACCAGGCGCAGCGTCGCCTGTTCGATCAGCGCCCACGTACCCTCGCTGCCGACCATCGCCTTGGCGACGTCAAACCTGTTCTCCGGCAACAGGTGTTCCAGCGAGTAGCCGGACACCTGCCTGCTGAACCGGCCGAGCTCGGTGCGGATCAGCCCGAGGTTGGCGTCGACGATCCCGCGCAGGGCGTCCAGGGTCGGCGACGCGGCGGCGGCGGTGCCGAGCCGCAGCCGCTCCCCGGTTCCGGTGACGGTGTCGAGGCCGAGGACGTTGTCGGAGGTGCGGCCGTAGCGCAGCGCGCGGGATCCGCACGCGTTGTTGCCGATCATCCCGCCCAGCGTGCACCGGCTGTGCGTCGACGGGTCCGGCCCGAAGCGCAGCCCGTGCGGGGCGGCCGCGCGCTGCAGGTCGTCGAGCACCACGCCCGGCTGCACGACGGCGGTCGCGGTGTCCGGGTCGATCGCCAGGATCCGGTTGAGGTGGCGCGAGCAGTCGATCACCACCCCGGGCCCGACCGCGTTCCCGGCGATCGAGGTGCCCGCCCCGCGGGCGGTGACGGCGGCGCCGGTGCGGCGGCAGACGTCCACCACCGCGGCGAGTTCGTCGACGGCGCGCGGGAACACCACCGCCTCGGGGACCACGCGGTACAGCGACGCGTCGGTCGAGTACTCGGCCCGGCGCCGTGTCGAGTCGTCCACCTCGGCGATTCCCGCGCGGCGCAGTTCCGCCGCGATGTTCGGTGCCCGACCGTCAAGTGCCCGATCGACACCGCGGGACACCGTCATGGCGTCGATGATAGGCGGCGCGGACGCCCGAGGATCACGTGCAGCCGCACGAGTTGCGGTGGTGGAAGGTGGTCGGCACCAGGATGCGTTGCGGCTCGTCCTGCTGGCCGTCGATGCGGCTCAGCAGGAGTTTGACCGCGGTGGCGCCGACCGTGTCGACGTCCTGTGCCGCCGCGGTGAGTCGGGGTGCGAACAGGTCCGCCCACTCGAAGTCGTCGTAGCAGACCAGGGCGACGTCGTCGGGGATCGACAGACCAAGGCCGCGAACGGCTTTGAGGGCGCCGATGGTCATCGCGTTGTTCAGCGACACCAGCGCGGAGGGCCGGTCCGGCCGCGACATCAGGGTGCGCACCTCACGTTCGGCGACATCGGTGTTGGACTCGCCGTCCACCACCAGCTCCGCGTCGACGGCGATACCGTGGTCGGCCAGCGCGGCGACGTAGCCGTCGAATCGCTCGGTGGTGGAGGTGATTCCGGCCAGGCCGCGCACCACACCGATGCGCCGGTGGCCGAGGTCGAGCAGGTGCGCGGTCAGCGCCCGCGCGGCGGCGACGCTCTCCGAGGCCACCTGGTCGCAGTCGATGTCGGCGCCGCGGTCGATGAGTACCAGCGGCGTTCCGGTGGCGATGATCTCGGGCAGGGTGCTGTGTTCGGACCCGGCGGACGGCGCCACGATCATCCCGTCGACCTTGCGGTCCAGCAGCGAGTCGACGACGCGGCGCTCCGAGCCGACCGTGTCGTGCGAGTCGCCGACGATGAGCACATATCCGGCATCCGACAGCGAGCGTTCGACGGCGTGCACCAGGGTCGCGAAGTACGGGTTGGTCAGCGCCGAGATCGACAGCCCGACGGTGTGGGTGCGCCCGGCCGCGAGGGCGCGCGCGACGACGTTGCGGCGGTAGCCGGTCTTCTCGATAGCCGCCTCGACGCGCTGCCGGGTCTCGGGATTGACCCTGCGGGTGCCGTTGAGCACGTGCGAGACCGTGGTCACCGAGACGCCCGCGATGCGGGCGACGTCGCCCATCGTGGTCATGGCAGGCGCACGATCCGGTCCGCGCGCTCCGCCGTCGACTCGATCAGCCGGGCGTTGCGTTCGTCGGGCCCCAGCGCCCAGCGTGCCGCCTCCTCGGGGGACTTGCCGTACGCCTCGTGGCGGCGGCGCAGCCGCTCCCGGCGCACCTCGGTGTCGACGGCCAGGAACCAGACCTCGTCGATGGCGGCGCGCGCGGTGGGCCAGGCGTCGCGGTCCAGCAGCAGGTAGTTGCCCTCGGTGACGACCAGCGGCACCGACGCCGGCACGGGGATCGCCGAGCCGATCGACTCCTCGAGGTCGCGGCGGAACCGCGGGGCGTAGACCACGGGGTCGCCGTCGCGCTGGGCGCGCAGGGTGGTCAGCAGCCGGGCGTAGCCGCCGTCGTCGAACGTGTCGTGCGCGCCCTTGCGGTCGCGGCGCCCCAGGTCGATGAGCACCTCGTTGGCCAGGTGGAACCCGTCCATCGGGACGAGGACGGCGGTCTGCGGGCCCAGCGCGGCGACGAGTTGTTCGGCGACGGTGGACTTGCCGGCCGCGGGGGCACCGGCCAGGCCGAGGATGCGGCGTTCGCCGGGCACGGCGAGCGCCTTCGCCCACTCGACCAGCTGGTCCAGTGTGACGTCCTGAACGTCCCCCACGATGTTCACCGTTCTCACTTCCGCGCCTGTTCACCGGACAGTTTGCTCAG from Mycolicibacterium phlei harbors:
- a CDS encoding amidohydrolase family protein produces the protein MARLRDELGLTSIIDVHTHFMPKRVMDKVWAYFDGVGPLTGREWPIEYRLDEQARIGVLRSFGVRAFTSLVYPHKPQMAEWLNGWAADFARGTAGVLHTATFYPEPGAVDYVARAVDAGARVFKAHVQVGDYTPTDPLLDPVWELLEHTGIPTIIHAGSGPAPGRFTGPGPVGELLRRHPRLVLIVAHMGSPEYREFADLALRYPGVHLDTTLVFTDFTEEQAPVPADVRADLPELADKVLFGSDFPNIPYPYPDAVEALTGLGLGADWCRKVLHDNAARLFGLSTEEASIR
- a CDS encoding tautomerase family protein; translation: MPMIQLTLPAGVLEETARRELQNTLAATLLKWEGAADNATFRALSWSHVEEVPAGRFTALGDDLPRFRVDVTVPEGALSTRRKEGLVKEVTDHVLAAAGLSPEDGLRVWVLINEQPEGTWGAGGGIVKFEDLKALARQTANA
- a CDS encoding TetR/AcrR family transcriptional regulator, encoding MVAADRTGRERMVIGAADMIRRRGLNATSVRELAKHTDAPLGSTYHYFPGGKYDLATEAVRWADDTISDILATALRAGPEAGLAAFLSMWRNLVLDNDFRAGCPVLAVSVEDLPDDHRGPRDAAAAAFERWCGLLAASLRDAGADPDRADGLATLIVAAVEGTVAICRARRSITPLDQVTEQLLALIRTALPA
- a CDS encoding ferritin-like domain-containing protein, with the translated sequence MSTRDRYTEVPESTSWVIPSAGDARFNWEYEDGRDRLLALYQKGKDKQWDAQLRLEWTKDVDPMNPIGLPDEFHPLFGSPIWEAADDKRRAELRQHSQAWQFSQFLHGEQGAMVCAAKIVEVVPDVDAKFYAATQTMDEARHVEAFSRFLHEKVGLVYPINKNLSALLEDTLRDSRWDMPYLGMQVLIEGLALAAFGVQRDLAQPDSLAKQLLAYVMQDEARHVAFGRISLKDYYSELTTTERDEREEFVVEACYLMRDRLRGDEVFETLGLDVKECAQWVEASPMMAQFRAHLFSRIVPIVKDIGLWGDKVQKAFRDMGVFDMGNFDIEALMKADEDQAEALDKAHAEMAVRAAEVDAVIAAASS
- a CDS encoding acyl-ACP desaturase; protein product: MAPELTDLQLLHELEPVAEQLLNRHISMFKEWHPHDYIPWKEGKNYYALGGQDWEPEQSKLSELATVAMMQNLLTEDNLPSYHREIAMNFGMDGPWGQWVNRWTAEENRHSIALRDYLVVTRNCDPVQLEQLRMEQVTRGFSPGQNQQGDLFAESLFDSVVYVSFQELATRVSHRNTGKAANETIADQLLARVSHDENLHMIFYRDITAAGLDIAPNQAIKAIHRVLRNFKMPGYTVPEFRRKAVIIAVGGVYDPRIHLEDVVMPVLKKWRIFEREDFTGEGAYLRDDLAKLIEELEDASKKFEESKQRRLEREARKAERLTAKRLLTSTP
- a CDS encoding FAD-binding and (Fe-S)-binding domain-containing protein; this encodes MTVSRGVDRALDGRAPNIAAELRRAGIAEVDDSTRRRAEYSTDASLYRVVPEAVVFPRAVDELAAVVDVCRRTGAAVTARGAGTSIAGNAVGPGVVIDCSRHLNRILAIDPDTATAVVQPGVVLDDLQRAAAPHGLRFGPDPSTHSRCTLGGMIGNNACGSRALRYGRTSDNVLGLDTVTGTGERLRLGTAAAASPTLDALRGIVDANLGLIRTELGRFSRQVSGYSLEHLLPENRFDVAKAMVGSEGTWALIEQATLRLVPAPARTVLVVLGYPDMATAADAVPALLPLSAVAIEGLDARIVDVVRQRKGVVPQLPRGAGWLFVELGGEDPAELRSRAAEVVAAGQALDAIVVDDPAHAAALWRIREDGAGLAARIDESRPGLSGWEDAAVPPQRLGGYLREFEDLMRGHGLTGVPYGHFGDGCIHIRIDFPLGRPGGQQVFEEFLTDAAKLVARHGGSMSGEHGDGRARGALLPYMYSAAAIDVFAAVKAVFDPDNVLNPGVIVDPRPVAADLRAVDVRPLRDGLGFRYPHDGGDFSNAVQRCTGVGRCRVRTGGGVMCPSYRATGDEKDSTRGRARVLQELANGSLVTDWRSPEVLEALDLCLSCKACSSDCPTGVDMATYKAEALHQRYRRRIRPASHYSLGWLPRWARLASLMPGLVNAAMAGPLATAGKVVAGVDPRRDLPPFAPRTFRKWFASHPSASGPPVLLWVDTFTDHFTPQVGIAAVTVLERAGYSVRIPQRKLCCGLTWISTGQLDAARKILRRSVTALAPDAEAGVPIVGLEPSCTAVFRRDAAELLGDSAPVAAVEGAVRTLAELLTATDGWEPPDLSGTQAVVQPHCHQYAVMGTAADMDILRRAGVQTSVVEGCCGLAGNFGAERGHYDVSVAVADNGLLPAVRQAAGAVALTDGFSCRTQLNQLAHRDGRHLAELLADGP
- a CDS encoding LacI family DNA-binding transcriptional regulator, producing the protein MTTMGDVARIAGVSVTTVSHVLNGTRRVNPETRQRVEAAIEKTGYRRNVVARALAAGRTHTVGLSISALTNPYFATLVHAVERSLSDAGYVLIVGDSHDTVGSERRVVDSLLDRKVDGMIVAPSAGSEHSTLPEIIATGTPLVLIDRGADIDCDQVASESVAAARALTAHLLDLGHRRIGVVRGLAGITSTTERFDGYVAALADHGIAVDAELVVDGESNTDVAEREVRTLMSRPDRPSALVSLNNAMTIGALKAVRGLGLSIPDDVALVCYDDFEWADLFAPRLTAAAQDVDTVGATAVKLLLSRIDGQQDEPQRILVPTTFHHRNSCGCT
- a CDS encoding nucleoside/nucleotide kinase family protein, yielding MNIVGDVQDVTLDQLVEWAKALAVPGERRILGLAGAPAAGKSTVAEQLVAALGPQTAVLVPMDGFHLANEVLIDLGRRDRKGAHDTFDDGGYARLLTTLRAQRDGDPVVYAPRFRRDLEESIGSAIPVPASVPLVVTEGNYLLLDRDAWPTARAAIDEVWFLAVDTEVRRERLRRRHEAYGKSPEEAARWALGPDERNARLIESTAERADRIVRLP